A region from the Branchiostoma floridae strain S238N-H82 chromosome 9, Bfl_VNyyK, whole genome shotgun sequence genome encodes:
- the LOC118422711 gene encoding uncharacterized protein LOC118422711, with translation MGNGASVSGPVNHTGGSGRTSVWSNIRTKLSLHSVSRTIPERYAQGVWQQPRREREPWKTLLANAANNLQEELKGKPSNNRRFLQEFQALLEGNIPVEPPSNNTKEVWVFISSTFTDTKVERNLLMEDVYPFLREYCRLIGCNFNEVDLRWGVRDEATDEHQTVKICLQEILRCRETSIGPFFVGILSHKYGWRPFPPEIPWMTFNKLTEQIQQSNEFAAHLLKKWFALDRNALDPVYLLQPISTHYPGYVTGSKTDGKSWTQEYGAMQVAMRGAARLAGLDEDDIDKYHNSVTEGEILKALDLGESDGRLQERCFFFSRTIDGFNTSDQNARFYTDVCSEGNVDNESLQKLTTLKERVKEKMGDRAMLSYHMTWEPGAGLTAGNNVRNAQLFCDEFCRQLISSIVKGVVKGHSAENPLYDELVHHAEMCRQRLQTFVGREDYLSKMLEYLAEASPGTPMIVHGMGGSGKTSLLSKAFSLSLEKNDGMGVGRPTHVIRFTGTSPASSNAKKLLQSICSQLSLCYNSRKPLPHDYRGLSARFLELLYKATEQKPLVLFIDSLDQLEGGDEGDDLTWLPTALPPNVHLVLSTLTRGETLGILKSMGFGDDSFLQVLPLDAAQSKDMVTSRLEKQGRTLTPGQQEKLLTSHQKGQLTPLYVRIASDMAAKWKSYTPLERCDLAPSTTALIKQFFRQLEKTHGKILVSHTLSYITASKSGLSTNELLDVLSCDESVLDDVFQYHMPPVRRLPTLLWTRLRNDLGDYLVENGVEGTVVYRWYHRLFAEVAREMYLSHMADLIHRDLADYFMGRWAHEPKPFLSKDDRLLHLKGRGVYPQDLVLSDGKGDGSETIYNQRKLTELPHHIISAKMWTTAESVMCSIPWMEAKCRTGRVYELTSELSQAAKECPEVSDCHRFILANVRILHENPDVLCQQALNEHKSSSVVTAARKHLKGTKVVYWIDRTKDQSPRPELLVLKHPGAVRLCLFSPDNTYLAVASDGGSLNVWKVAVGAPVFIVKAAPVAMAFHRQNLWLAVCEAKNIKIFGLGIGGNAEGTVLQNIKLGLQCDYCTVLYVPQTNKELRLVTFGQFLVFNVQTGEQSQKKNFRCRPKAAAFSPTTTSLAVVGNEVFLWDYNTDTDLKTLHTDKNLGDSKQAHIAFSRDGRRVAAVLAIGTYLWNVPGPSSEPFRKLLTNSLSGWAAFSPHLDFLAMPERNDLSVFSFKANASGWSKLKGHTEAVTCCSFGSARPQESPPICSGGNDNTVRVWDSSLLTSAPSQNHKAMVCHQTSVTSCGFSTLGDSVISCSADTTYLWDLLSGEPVLNATLRTPQACKEHKVACFSLDDDFACCYCYLGVDVWYLRGSHQGSDTRMGVHRTIPFLNMSHLFVTFGESGLKVCFTTEAKPGVVVFYPILSSDELEDWRSGSSEPGPDTQTLSTTEFDHGENVKITAAAVNRRGDTLGTMQVALDSYNSSRKTNSTFVLTSPVVVLWKVRSQEISQRIELPNGLTAHHNILFSGSKTVIYMLERRQTKKACSTPSKDDMFAVIRMQGNQPSELELQYRDTGYYTTMLEVTDMTGVLKGGHRLAGWHLAELDSHGVFHSLELGGNKMAFAMTSTHVTSFGLSGDRKAAVMGCDNGQVHLLRKQVF, from the exons ATGGGGAACGGTGCGTCTGTAAGCGGCCCTGTGAACCACACTGGTGGGAGCGGGAGGACGTCCGTGTGGAGCAACATCCGCACCAAACTGTCTCTACACAGCGTCAGTAGAACCATCCCGGAACG GTACGCCCAGGGAGTGTGGCAGCAGCCCCGGCGGGAGAGGGAACCGTGGAAGACTCTCCTCGCCAACGCCGCTAACAACCTGCAGGAGGAGCTGAAGGGGAAACCGTCCAACAACAGGAGATTCTTACAGGAGTTTCAGGCTCTGTTGGAAGGCAACATTCCGGTTGAACCACCGTCTAACAACACTAAAGAG GTGTGGGTCTTCATCAGTTCGACCTTCACGGACACCAAGGTTGAGAGGAACCTGCTGATGGAGGATGTGTACCCCTTCCTGCGGGAGTACTGCCGTCTGATTGGCTGTAACTTTAACGAGGTTGACCTGAGATGGGGGGTGCGGGACGAGGCCACAGACGAGCACCAGACAGTGAAGATCTGCTTACAGGAGATCCTGAGATGCAG AGAGACGTCCATCGGCCCGTTCTTTGTGGGAATCCTGAGCCACAAGTACGGCTGGCGGCCGTTCCCTCCAGAGATCCCATGGATGACGTTCAACAAGCTGACGGAGCAGATCCAACAGTCCAACGAGTTCGCGGCGCATCTGCTGAAGAAATGGTTCGCACTGGACAGGAACGCGCTGG ACCCAGTCTACCTCCTACAACCGATCTCCACACACTACCCTGGGTACGTGACTGGCAGTAAGACTGACGGAAAGTCCTGGACACAAGAATACGGAGCCATGCAGGTTGCCATGCGTGGCGCGGCGAGGTTAGCAGGTCTGGACGAAGACGATATCGACAAATATCATAATTCAGTGACGGAAG GTGAAATTCTCAAAGCTCTTGATCTTGGAGAGTCAGATGGTCGATTACAAGAAAGATGCTTTTTCTTCAGCCGGACAATCGACGGATTCAACACGTCAGATCAGAATGCAAG ATTCTACACAGACGTGTGTTCTGAAGGAAACGTTGACAACGAATCTCTGCAGAAGCTCACCACGCTGAAAGAGCGGGTCAAGGAGAAGATGGGAGACAGAGCCATGTTGAG TTACCACATGACGTGGGAGCCTGGTGCCGGACTGACTGCCGGCAACAATGTCCGTAACGCGCAACTGTTTTGTGACGAGTTCTGCAGACAACTTATCTCCTCCATTGTTAAAG GGGTTGTCAAAGGACACTCTGCGGAGAACCCACTGTATGACGAGCTTGTGCATCATGCAGAGATGTGCAGACAGAGACTACAGACGTTTGTGGGCAGGGAAGACTATCTAAGCAAG ATGCTCGAGTATCTGGCTGAGGCAAGCCCTGGAACG CCAATGATAGTTCACGGAATGGGAGGATCAGGAAAGACTTCCCTCCTCTCCAAGGCATTCAGTCTTTCACTAGAAAAGAACGATGGTATGGGTGTTGGACG ACCAACCCACGTTATCCGGTTCACAGGAACGTCTCCAGCATCGTCCAATGCCAAGAAGCTTTTACAAAGTATTTGTAGCCAG TTGAGCCTGTGTTACAACTCTCGGAAGCCTTTACCACATGACTACAGAGGTCTGTCGGCAAGGTTCTTAGAACTTCTCTACAAGGCCACGGAGCAAAAACCTTTAG TTCTCTTCATAGATTCCCTGGACCAGTTGGAGGGAGGAGATGAAGGTGACGACCTGACATGGCTGCCGACTGCCCTGCCGCCTAACGTTCACCTGGTACTCAGCACCCTGACACGGGGGGAGACACTCGGTATCCTCAAGAGCATGGGTTTCGGGGATGACAGCTTCTTACAG GTCTTACCACTGGACGCTGCTCAGTCAAAGGATATGGTGACATCACGGTTGGAAAAACAGGGAAG AACCCTAACGCCAGGACAGCAGGAGAAGCTGCTGACATCCCATCAGAAGGGCCAGTTGACGCCGCTGTATGTCCGCATTGCTAGTGACATGGCGGCCAAATGGAAGTCATATACCCCGTTAGAACGATGTGACTTAGCCCCATCCACCACCGCACTCATCAAGCAGTTTTTCAGGCA GCTTGAGAAGACTCATGGGAAAATACTGGTCAGCCACACACTATCCTACATCACGGCTTCCAAATCCGGGCTGTCAACCAATGAGCTTCTTGATGTCCTGTCATGTGACGAGTCCGTTCTTGATGACGTGTTCCAGTACCACATGCCGCCGGTCAGGAGACTGCCCACGTTGCTATGGACGAGGTTGAGGAACGACCTAG GTGACTATCTTGTTGAGAACGGAGTAGAAGGAACTGTGGTGTACAGGTGGTATCACAGACTGTTTGCTGAGGTGGCACGAGAAATGTACCTGTCCCACATGGCGGACCTCATCCACAGAGACCTGGCAGACTACTTCATGGGCAG ATGGGCACATGAGCCCAAACCATTTCTGTCCAAGGACGACAGGCTTCTGCATCTTAAGGGTCGTGGAGTATACCCCCAGGACCTAGTTCTGTCTGACGGGAAAGGAGATGGAAGTGAAACCATATACAACCAACGGAAGCTGACAGAGCTGCCGCACCACATCATTAGCGCCAAGATGTGGACAACGGCAGAATCG GTGATGTGCAGCATTCCTTGGATGGAGGCCAAGTGCAGAACGGGTCGTGTTTACGAGCTGACATCAGAGCTGTCACAG GCCGCCAAAGAGTGTCCCGAGGTTTCTGACTGCCATCGCTTCATCTTGGCAAACGTGCGGATCCTGCACGAGAACCCGGATGTCCTATGTCAGCAGGCCCTGAACGAGCACAAGTCTTCAAGTGTTGTAACTGCCGCTAGGAAACATTTGAAAGGGACAAAGG TCGTGTATTGGATAGACCGGACCAAGGATCAGTCTCCGCGGCCGGAGTTGCTGGTTCTGAAACATCCTGGTGCCGTCAGGCTCTGTCTGTTCTCTCCGGATAACACTTACCTGGCTGTGGCTTCTGATGGAGGCTCACTCAACGTTTGGAAG GTTGCCGTTGGGGCGCCTGTGTTCATCGTGAAGGCAgcgcccgttgccatggcgttCCACAGGCAGAACCTCTGGCTGGCTGTGTGTGAGGCAAAGAACATCAAGATATTTGGTCTTGGAATCGGAGGAAATGCAGAAG GCACGGTATTGCAAAATATCAAGCTTGGGCTACAATGTGACTACTGCACCGTCTTGTACGTTCCACAGACTAACAAAGAG TTGAGATTGGTGACCTTCGGACAGTTCCTTGTCTTCAATGTGCAAACGGGGGAACAGTCCCAGAAGAAGAATTTCCGT TGTCGCCCAAAAGCTGCTGCATTCTCCCCTACCACCACCAGTCTAGCCGTTGTAGGCAACGAGGTCTTCCTCTGGGACTATAACACTGATACG GATCTGAAGACCCTTCATACCGACAAGAATCTGGGTGACTCCAAGCAGGCTCACATAGCTTTCTCTCGGGATGGGAGGAGAGTTGCTGCGGTCCTCGCTATAGGAACCTACCTGTGGAACGTTCCCGGCCCTTCTT CCGAGCCGTTCAGAAAACTGCTGACTAATAGTCTGTCCGGCTGGGCAGCGTTCAGCCCGCATCTGGACTTCCTCGCCATGCCTGAACGGAACGACCTTTCG GTTTTCTCTTTCAAGGCAAATGCTTCGGGATGGTCGAAGCTGAAGGGCCACACTGAGGCAGTCACCTGTTGTAGCTTTGGTAGCGCCAGGCCCCAGGAGAGTCCCCCTATCTGTAGCGGTGGGAATGACAACACCGTCAGGGTCTGGGACTCCTCACTGCTGACATCAGCACCGTCTCAGAACCACAAGGCTATGGTC TGTCACCAGACGTCCGTTACTTCCTGTGGATTCTCCACGCTCGGGGACTCAGTGATATCGTGCTCTGCAGACACCACATATCTGTGGGACCTACTCTCAGGAGAACCTGTGCTAAATGCAACATTACGCACCCCACAGGCATGCA AGGAGCACAAAGTTGCCTGTTTTTCCCTGGATGACGACTTTGCGTGCTGTTACTGCTACCTGGGTGTGGATGTGTGGTACCTGAGGGGGAGTCACCAGGGCTCAGACACACGCATGGGGGTTCACAG GACAATACCCTTCTTAAACATGAGTCATCTATTCGTCACGTTTGGTGAGAGTGGTTTGAAGGTCTGCTTCACAACGGAGGCCAAGCCAGGAGTGGTGGTGTTCTACCCCATCCTGTCCTCAGATGAACTGGAGGACTGGCGATCAGGCAGCAGTGAGCCTGGTCCAGACACACAGACTCTCTCTACTACTGAGTTTGACCATGGAGAAAACGTTAAG ATCACTGCTGCAGCCGTTAATAGAAGAGGTGACACCCTGGGGACCATGCAAGTCGCTCTCGACTCCTACAACAGCTCCAGAAAAACCAACAGCACTTTTGTTCTGACCAGCCCCGTTGTTGTCTTGTGGAAGGTGAGATCTCAGGAGATCTCCCAACGCATTGAGCTTCCCAATGGACTAACAGCACACCACAACATCCTATTCTCTGGGTCCAAGACTGTGATCTACATGTTGGAGAGAAGGCAGACCAAGAAAGCATGCTCAACCCCTTCCAAGGATGACATGTTTGCAGTGATACGAATGCAGGGAAACCAGCCATCTGAACTAGAGCTCCAATACAGAGACACTGGGTACTACACAACCATGCTGGAAGTCACGGACATGACGGGAGTGTTGAAAGGCGGCCACCGGTTGGCGGGGTGGCATCTTGCAGAGCTGGACAGTCACGGAGTGTTCCACAGTCTGGAACTCGGTGGGAACAAGATGGCGTTCGCCATGACGTCAACACACGTGACTTCGTTCGGCCTGTCAGGAGACAGGAAGGCAGCAGTGATGGGTTGTGACAATGGGCAGGTACACTTGTTAAGGAAACAGGTGTTCTGA